The following proteins are encoded in a genomic region of Catellatospora sp. TT07R-123:
- a CDS encoding alcohol dehydrogenase catalytic domain-containing protein, whose amino-acid sequence MRAAVITQAKSPWLLREVPTPTAGPGQVLIRVHASGLCHNDLYLSQGVLPLPPLDPVVTGHEPAGEVVEVGPGVTSRKVGDRVGATWVQATCGTCDYCRLGRPLTGQAAMSCRGATLTGLTAPGGQAEYIAVRAESTVLLPDGLSYESAAPVLCAGYTAWSALRAAQPQPGERVAVLGIGGLGHLALQFARASGFETVAVTHSADKHDLARKLGADHVVADGAELRAAGGADVLVVTGASNAAASDALQGVRADGRVAMTTIDPTTPLAIGPMAGMWWKRLRIVGASHDGLDRLAEALKLVASGAVTPMVEAYPCERINEAVDRFERGEVRFRAVVTY is encoded by the coding sequence ATGAGAGCCGCCGTCATCACCCAGGCCAAGAGCCCCTGGCTCCTGCGCGAGGTGCCCACCCCGACCGCCGGCCCCGGCCAGGTGCTGATCCGCGTGCACGCCAGCGGGTTGTGCCACAACGACCTGTACCTCAGCCAGGGCGTCCTCCCGCTCCCCCCGCTCGACCCGGTCGTCACCGGCCACGAACCGGCCGGTGAGGTCGTCGAGGTCGGGCCCGGGGTCACCTCCCGCAAGGTCGGCGACCGCGTCGGCGCCACCTGGGTGCAGGCCACCTGCGGCACCTGCGACTACTGCCGGCTGGGCCGCCCGCTGACCGGGCAGGCCGCGATGAGCTGCCGCGGCGCGACCCTGACCGGCCTCACCGCCCCGGGCGGCCAGGCCGAGTACATCGCGGTGCGGGCCGAGAGCACCGTGCTGCTGCCCGACGGCCTCAGCTACGAGTCCGCCGCCCCGGTGCTGTGCGCCGGGTACACCGCCTGGAGCGCACTGCGCGCCGCCCAGCCGCAGCCCGGCGAGCGGGTGGCCGTGCTCGGCATCGGCGGGCTCGGGCACCTGGCGCTGCAGTTCGCCCGCGCGAGCGGGTTCGAGACCGTCGCGGTGACCCACAGCGCCGACAAGCACGACCTGGCCCGCAAGCTGGGCGCCGACCACGTCGTGGCAGACGGCGCCGAGCTGCGTGCCGCGGGCGGGGCCGACGTGCTGGTCGTGACCGGCGCGTCCAACGCCGCGGCGTCCGACGCGCTACAGGGCGTGCGCGCCGACGGCCGGGTGGCGATGACCACGATCGACCCCACCACCCCGCTGGCGATCGGCCCGATGGCCGGGATGTGGTGGAAGCGGCTGCGCATCGTCGGGGCCAGCCACGACGGCCTGGACCGCCTCGCCGAGGCGCTGAAGCTGGTCGCCTCCGGCGCGGTCACCCCGATGGTCGAGGCCTACCCGTGTGAGCGCATCAACGAGGCCGTCGACCGGTTCGAACGGGGTGAGGTGCGATTCCGCGCGGTGGTCACGTACTGA
- a CDS encoding GNAT family N-acetyltransferase, with product MGFGIALLPGVERALPPGRLIIVDDPDVIAARGLREKVDAYPCIAELVEAPIQDEAAALEIMGALALPDELGAIIPGQEYGVVGAAALAHLRGMPGAGLEAARNLRDKTRLRRAAARRAVAQPAWQEVTGPDDIRAFGRAEFVLKPANRQASVGVQLLGAGDDVDAAWQRTVDADEPLMRAPRGFRPRYLVEERLHGPELSIEAIVRAGEVVFANITAKSVLPGRHPVELGHVMPAPLPAEVAERLETSLRAFVAAVGFGYGTLHSEWILVDGVPHLVECAGRLPGDELIPLLDLAYGGNIVGDLITVCSGTDPGRPARAARGAAVHFLTASPGLVTRVGGADAARAVAGVVDVRVTAAPGARVGQLLSSWDRLGRIIATGDTAEAAAGNAAAAVAAVGIDTVEPVLVAEPDRAAHWWPGRPADPRASLAWAAGTSEPVRFLGLPDGPALWLRDTLSPAPRMNAADVASGAVAGLEVDPAQLEALRAAYPRQLVCAATGYGSPVVAAAEPTAAQLSTLVAGLVAEAGRQQAVPALLHVPQGDPLLDVLEQEGFAVGMADLYPVLDLPGDGIDDYLAMLSKGRRSNARRETAARAGGRVDVFTGEQCRPHLAAAAWLNAQGYLQRGGYRDEHEALAVYQRLVDRCGDDFILTMVSVGDQPVASATLIAGTGELLLYSAGLLLPDSRDVAGYFNAAYYLPIEYAYAHGMRRIHLGPTGWQAKQLRGARFTPLYAAVPATETALVDLLKATDVGLRAELAALGG from the coding sequence GTGGGATTCGGGATCGCATTGCTGCCCGGCGTCGAACGCGCCCTGCCACCTGGCCGACTCATCATCGTCGATGATCCTGACGTAATTGCCGCACGTGGACTGCGCGAAAAGGTCGACGCTTATCCATGCATCGCCGAGCTGGTCGAGGCGCCGATCCAGGACGAGGCCGCCGCGCTGGAGATCATGGGCGCGCTCGCGCTGCCCGACGAGCTCGGCGCGATCATCCCCGGCCAGGAATACGGCGTCGTCGGCGCCGCGGCGCTGGCGCACCTGCGCGGCATGCCGGGCGCGGGGCTGGAGGCCGCGCGCAACCTGCGCGACAAGACCCGGCTGCGCCGCGCCGCCGCGCGCCGTGCGGTGGCCCAGCCCGCCTGGCAGGAGGTGACCGGCCCGGACGACATCCGTGCGTTCGGGCGGGCGGAGTTCGTGCTCAAGCCCGCCAACCGGCAGGCCAGCGTCGGGGTGCAGCTGCTCGGCGCCGGTGACGACGTCGACGCCGCGTGGCAGCGCACCGTCGACGCCGACGAGCCGCTGATGCGCGCGCCGCGCGGATTCCGGCCGCGCTACCTGGTCGAGGAGCGGCTGCACGGGCCCGAGCTCAGCATCGAGGCGATCGTCCGCGCCGGAGAGGTCGTCTTCGCGAACATCACCGCGAAGTCCGTGCTGCCCGGCCGCCACCCGGTCGAGCTCGGCCACGTCATGCCCGCCCCGCTGCCCGCCGAGGTGGCTGAGCGGCTCGAAACCTCGCTGCGGGCGTTCGTCGCGGCGGTCGGCTTCGGCTACGGCACGCTGCACAGCGAGTGGATCCTGGTCGACGGCGTGCCGCACCTGGTCGAGTGCGCGGGCCGGCTGCCCGGCGACGAACTGATCCCGCTGCTGGACCTGGCATACGGCGGCAACATCGTGGGCGACCTCATCACCGTGTGCTCCGGGACCGACCCGGGCCGGCCGGCCCGCGCCGCCCGGGGCGCCGCGGTGCACTTCCTCACCGCGTCCCCGGGGCTGGTCACCCGCGTCGGCGGCGCCGACGCGGCGCGGGCCGTGGCCGGGGTGGTCGACGTGCGGGTGACCGCGGCGCCCGGCGCCCGGGTCGGCCAGCTGCTGTCCTCCTGGGACCGGCTGGGCCGGATCATCGCGACCGGCGACACGGCCGAGGCCGCCGCGGGCAACGCCGCCGCCGCCGTGGCCGCGGTCGGCATCGACACGGTCGAACCGGTCCTGGTCGCCGAGCCCGACCGCGCGGCGCACTGGTGGCCGGGCCGCCCCGCCGATCCGCGCGCCAGCCTGGCCTGGGCGGCGGGCACCAGCGAGCCCGTGCGGTTCCTGGGCCTGCCCGACGGTCCCGCCCTGTGGCTGCGCGACACGCTCAGCCCCGCGCCCCGGATGAACGCCGCCGACGTCGCCAGCGGGGCGGTGGCCGGGCTGGAAGTCGATCCCGCGCAGCTGGAGGCGCTGCGCGCCGCCTACCCGAGGCAGCTCGTCTGCGCGGCGACCGGCTACGGCTCCCCGGTGGTGGCCGCCGCCGAGCCCACCGCGGCGCAGCTGAGCACGCTGGTCGCCGGGCTGGTCGCCGAGGCCGGGCGGCAGCAGGCCGTCCCGGCGCTGCTGCACGTGCCGCAGGGCGACCCGCTGCTCGACGTGCTCGAGCAGGAGGGCTTCGCGGTCGGGATGGCCGACCTCTACCCGGTGCTCGACCTGCCCGGCGACGGCATCGACGACTACCTGGCGATGCTGTCCAAGGGCCGGCGCAGCAACGCGCGCCGGGAGACCGCCGCGCGGGCCGGCGGCCGGGTGGACGTGTTCACCGGCGAGCAGTGCCGCCCGCACCTGGCCGCGGCCGCCTGGCTCAACGCGCAGGGCTACCTCCAGCGCGGCGGCTACCGGGACGAGCACGAGGCGCTGGCGGTCTACCAGCGCCTGGTGGACCGGTGCGGCGACGACTTCATCCTCACCATGGTCAGCGTCGGCGACCAGCCGGTCGCCAGCGCCACGCTGATCGCGGGCACCGGCGAGCTGCTGCTGTACAGCGCGGGCCTGCTGCTGCCGGACAGCCGCGACGTCGCCGGCTACTTCAACGCGGCCTACTACCTGCCGATCGAGTACGCGTACGCCCACGGCATGCGCCGCATCCACCTGGGGCCGACCGGCTGGCAGGCCAAGCAGCTGCGCGGGGCGCGGTTCACGCCCCTCTACGCGGCCGTGCCCGCCACCGAGACGGCGCTGGTCGACCTGCTGAAGGCCACCGACGTCGGCCTGCGCGCGGAGCTCGCCGCGCTGGGCGGATAG
- a CDS encoding MFS transporter: protein MGKVRQYLSEYAPKSRAGRTLVAVAVTDSIGTGLYLAGSVLYFVRGVGLPAEGVGRGLAIAGVVGLLTTVPLGLLGDRIGAKSMLMAIQTWRAVMLVLLAFVSDLSGFVVGAIGLTIAVRAAYPASQALVANVITGPDRVSTMAMMRSVRNVGYSLGALLTAPIFAADTLWAYRSILLVNALTFLVSVVLLATLRVPTQSTESVAGRARRPAGVKDLRFMALSLLNGVFALHNTMLAIAVPLWALATDAPRWLVSVLFAVNTVLAVVFQVASARGSDQPGFGGRALTKAAFSLAAACLFFAAAVLDNPYAEIAALVLGVAALTGGELWQSAGSWELAFRLSPPERRSEYLAAFNLGQAVADIAGPLLFTAAVAYRSPGWIVLAALFLVASLLIRPFVGAAERRATWNHPAPEPTPAPAPEPAVAPAATGLQKGD, encoded by the coding sequence ATGGGCAAGGTCCGCCAGTACCTCAGCGAGTACGCCCCGAAGTCCCGCGCGGGACGCACCCTGGTCGCCGTGGCCGTCACCGACTCCATCGGCACCGGGCTCTACCTGGCCGGGTCGGTCCTCTACTTCGTCCGCGGCGTCGGGCTGCCAGCCGAGGGCGTCGGCCGCGGCCTGGCCATCGCCGGGGTGGTCGGCCTGCTGACCACGGTGCCGCTGGGCCTGCTCGGCGACCGGATCGGCGCCAAGAGCATGCTGATGGCGATCCAGACCTGGCGCGCGGTCATGCTGGTGCTGCTGGCCTTCGTCAGCGACCTGTCCGGCTTCGTCGTCGGCGCGATCGGCCTGACCATCGCGGTGCGCGCAGCCTACCCGGCCTCGCAGGCCCTCGTCGCCAACGTCATCACCGGGCCCGACCGGGTCAGCACGATGGCCATGATGCGGTCGGTCCGCAACGTCGGCTACTCGCTGGGCGCTCTGCTCACCGCCCCGATCTTCGCCGCCGACACCCTCTGGGCGTACCGGTCGATCCTGCTCGTCAACGCCCTCACCTTCCTCGTCTCGGTGGTGCTGCTGGCCACGCTGCGGGTGCCCACCCAGAGCACCGAATCCGTGGCCGGGCGCGCCCGCCGCCCCGCCGGGGTCAAGGACCTGCGGTTCATGGCGCTGTCTCTGCTCAACGGCGTGTTCGCGCTGCACAACACGATGCTGGCGATCGCCGTGCCGCTGTGGGCCCTGGCCACCGACGCCCCCCGCTGGCTGGTGTCGGTGCTGTTCGCTGTGAACACCGTGCTGGCCGTGGTCTTCCAGGTCGCCTCCGCCCGCGGCAGCGACCAGCCGGGCTTCGGCGGGCGCGCCCTCACCAAGGCCGCGTTCTCGCTGGCCGCGGCCTGCCTGTTCTTCGCCGCCGCCGTCCTGGACAACCCGTACGCCGAGATCGCCGCGCTGGTGCTGGGCGTCGCCGCGCTGACCGGCGGCGAGCTGTGGCAGTCGGCGGGCTCGTGGGAGCTGGCGTTCCGGCTGTCCCCGCCGGAGCGGCGCTCGGAGTACCTGGCGGCGTTCAACCTGGGCCAGGCGGTGGCCGACATCGCCGGGCCGCTGCTGTTCACCGCCGCCGTGGCCTACCGCTCGCCCGGCTGGATCGTGCTGGCGGCCTTGTTCCTCGTGGCGTCGCTGCTGATCCGCCCCTTCGTGGGGGCGGCCGAGCGGCGTGCGACCTGGAACCACCCCGCCCCCGAACCCACCCCGGCGCCCGCTCCGGAACCCGCCGTCGCCCCCGCCGCGACCGGGCTCCAGAAGGGCGACTGA